The following proteins are encoded in a genomic region of Oncorhynchus gorbuscha isolate QuinsamMale2020 ecotype Even-year linkage group LG11, OgorEven_v1.0, whole genome shotgun sequence:
- the rpl28 gene encoding 60S ribosomal protein L28 encodes MSSHLQWMVIRNCSSFLIKRNGQTYSTEPNNLKSKNSFRFNGLVHRKTVGVQPAADGKGVVIVLKKRAGQRKPATSYEKITINKNSRATLSSLRHIIRKNNYRKDLRMAALRRASAILMSQKPVVVKKRRSKAAKTA; translated from the exons ATGTCGTCTCATCTGCAGTGGATGGTCATTAGGAACTGCTCCAGCTTCCTCATCAAGAGGAATGGACAGACCTACAGTACC GAGCCCAACAACCTGAAGTCCAAGAACTCTTTCCGTTTCAACGGCCTAGTGCACAGAAAGACTGTTGGTGTTCAGCCTGCAGCTGATGGCAAGGGTGTGGTTATCGTGCTGAAGAAGCGCGCAG GCCAGCGCAAGCCTGCCACTTCATATGAGAAGATCACCATCAACAAGAACTCCCGCGCCACTCTGAGCAGCCTGAGGCACATCATCCGCAAGAACAACTACAGGAAGGACCTGCGCATG GCTGCGCTGCGTCGTGCCAGCGCCATCCTGATGAGCCAGAAGCCTGTGGTGGTAAAGAAAAGGCGTTCCAAGGCTGCCAAAACCGCATAA